Proteins from a single region of Paenibacillus sp. BIHB 4019:
- the glmS gene encoding glutamine--fructose-6-phosphate transaminase (isomerizing) — MCGIVGYIGKRDSQAILIEGLKKLEYRGYDSAGIAVFTDNGLEVSKAKGRLANLEGKLQGEPLHGSVGIGHTRWATHGKPSDVNSHPHTDNSAKFSVVHNGIIENYLDLKDELTAKGHVFVSETDTEVISHLVADEYDGNIIEAVQRAVKRMRGAFALGVLTEFEPEKLVAVRFASPLVIGVGEGENFIGSDIPAILEHTRDVYILDDGEMAILTRDGVELMTTEGAAISKEIFHVDWDLVTAEKAGFDHFMLKEIYEQPKAYRDTMLGRVADDGKSVQLSELTMTKDYIKTIRKVHIVACGTAYHAGLVGKTVIESIARIPVETDVASEYRYRSPIITPDTLVIVVSQSGETADTLAALREAKRNGARVLAITNVVGSSIAREADDVLVTLAGPEIAVASTKAYTSQLVVFYLLSLYFADTVGTKNTAEVSEILAAMQELPEQVESILEQAPVLRDIAESISSHPSLFFIGRGIDYPVALEGSLKLKEISYIHSEAYPAGELKHGTLALIEEGVPVIALVTQEELYEKTLSNIKEVKARGANVLGIGNVGYEEEANKSVDTLFSIPRTLPILTPALSVVPLQLISYYASLALGHDVDKPRNLAKSVTVE; from the coding sequence ATGTGTGGAATTGTAGGATATATTGGTAAACGTGACTCGCAGGCGATTTTGATCGAAGGGCTGAAAAAGCTGGAGTACCGCGGCTATGACTCGGCAGGTATTGCTGTATTCACAGACAACGGTCTTGAAGTTTCGAAAGCAAAAGGACGTCTTGCTAATCTTGAAGGCAAGCTGCAAGGCGAGCCATTGCACGGTTCCGTCGGCATTGGGCATACGCGCTGGGCAACACACGGCAAGCCATCCGATGTGAACTCTCATCCGCATACGGACAATTCCGCTAAATTTTCGGTCGTTCACAATGGCATCATTGAGAATTACCTGGATTTGAAAGACGAGCTGACTGCGAAAGGCCATGTATTCGTATCGGAGACGGATACAGAAGTGATCTCGCATCTCGTAGCTGATGAGTATGATGGCAACATCATTGAAGCAGTGCAGCGTGCGGTAAAACGTATGCGCGGAGCGTTCGCGCTTGGCGTATTGACGGAATTTGAACCGGAGAAGCTGGTAGCGGTTCGTTTTGCAAGCCCGCTCGTCATCGGCGTAGGCGAAGGCGAAAACTTCATCGGCTCGGATATTCCGGCGATTTTGGAGCATACGCGTGACGTTTATATTTTAGACGACGGCGAAATGGCTATTTTGACACGTGATGGTGTCGAATTGATGACGACAGAAGGCGCGGCTATTTCCAAGGAAATATTCCATGTCGATTGGGATCTGGTAACCGCAGAAAAAGCCGGATTTGATCATTTTATGCTGAAAGAAATTTATGAGCAGCCGAAAGCATACCGCGACACGATGCTGGGCCGCGTTGCTGACGATGGCAAATCGGTACAGCTGTCTGAGCTGACAATGACGAAGGATTATATTAAGACAATTCGTAAAGTGCATATCGTAGCTTGCGGAACAGCTTACCATGCTGGCCTTGTTGGTAAAACGGTTATTGAGTCCATTGCCCGCATTCCGGTTGAAACGGATGTCGCTTCGGAATATCGTTACCGCTCGCCGATTATTACGCCAGACACGCTCGTAATTGTAGTCAGCCAATCCGGTGAAACAGCGGATACGCTTGCTGCACTTCGTGAAGCGAAGCGCAATGGCGCTCGCGTATTGGCGATTACGAACGTAGTGGGCAGCTCGATTGCCCGCGAAGCGGATGATGTGCTGGTAACGTTGGCAGGACCGGAAATTGCGGTTGCTTCGACAAAAGCTTACACATCGCAGCTCGTAGTATTCTACCTGCTCAGCTTATATTTCGCAGATACGGTGGGAACGAAAAATACAGCTGAGGTAAGCGAAATTCTTGCTGCTATGCAAGAGCTTCCTGAGCAAGTGGAAAGCATTTTGGAGCAAGCGCCGGTATTGCGCGATATTGCTGAATCGATCTCCTCGCATCCAAGCCTGTTCTTTATCGGCCGCGGCATTGACTATCCAGTAGCGCTGGAAGGCTCGCTGAAGCTGAAAGAAATTTCGTATATTCACTCGGAAGCTTACCCGGCTGGCGAGCTGAAGCACGGTACGCTGGCATTGATCGAAGAGGGCGTTCCCGTTATCGCATTGGTGACGCAGGAAGAGCTGTACGAGAAAACACTGAGCAATATTAAAGAAGTGAAAGCGCGCGGCGCGAATGTGCTCGGTATTGGCAATGTTGGCTATGAAGAGGAAGCGAACAAGTCGGTTGATACACTGTTCTCGATTCCTCGCACACTGCCGATCCTGACTCCAGCACTGTCCGTTGTGCCACTGCAATTGATCTCCTACTATGCTTCGCTTGCGCTCGGGCATGATGTTGATAAACCGAGAAATTTGGCGAAGAGTGTTACGGTGGAGTAG